DNA from Agarivorans sp. Alg241-V36:
CCGCTCTTACAGTGTTGGGATTGTAGTAGGTACCTTATCGGGTCCGTTTTTTGGACCAATGATGCACAGTATCGAGTCAGTATTACGCAAAGAGGGTCAGCACCTTATTGCCACGAGTGGGCACGACAATATTGAGCAAGAGCGTGAAGCCATTCGATTTCTTAATTCACGCCGTGTTGATGCCATATTGCTGGTGGTTCAAGCCATGAGCGATGACGAATTGATTGAGCTGTGTACCCGTAACCCAAATGTATTTGTATTAAACCGTTATGTGCCAGAACTAGCGCACCGTTGTATTTATTTGAACAACGAGCTAGGTGGCTATTTGGCCACCAAACATTTAATTGATTTAGGCCATACTCGCATTGCTTCGATTACCGGTCCATTGGTGCACTTTGATGCGCGAGAGCGTCTACAAGGCTATCGAAACGCGCTGAGTGAAGCGGGCATAGAATACGATCCTCAACTTATTGTTGAAGGTTTGTATCAAGAAGATGGTGGTACTAAAGCGGCGGCTAAGCTGTTTCAGCGAGGTATCGATTTTACTGGTGTGGTGTGTGGTAACGATAACATCGCTATTAGTGTTTATGACATTCTGTCGCAAGATAACGAATCTCCGGCAGAGCGCATTTCAGTGGTGGGCTACGATGATATGTTTTACTCGCGCTACTTGCGACCAAAGCTAACCACCATTCGTTTTCCTATTGAAGAAATGGGTACTATTGCTGCCAATATGGTGTTGCAAAATTTAGCCGATAAAAATTTGGTCAATGGCGTGCAGTTAGAGCCCTCGCTTATTGTGCGTGAATCTAGCGCCCCACCAGTTAGTTAATAAGCATATCTATATGTAAGGAGTTTGAATGTGATTATTCCCCCCCAGCTTTAAACGACTCCTTGCTTGGTGTTAGCTATAGGCTTCTACAAGTTTATAGCTAACATCGATCGCCAGTGACAACTGGTCGTCTTTTTAATCCCATAATATGTGTAACATGCCGCCCCGTGGGCGCAGTTTGAGGTTGTTGTATGTCTTTTGATTTTCCAAAGTCGTCTCCGTTTCGCCGTTCGGATTTTATTTTTGGTGTAGCAACCGCTGCCTTCCAAATCGAAGGTGCTAACCAAGAAGATGAGCGCTGCGAATCTATATGGGATCGCTTTTGTGCCACTCCTGGGAAAGTAGCCAACGGTGACGATGGCGCTATAGCTTGCGATCATTACCACCGTTGGGAAGAAGATCTGGAAATGATTGCAGAGCTGGGTGTAGATGCTTATCGTTTATCGATTGCTTGGCCACGGATTATGCCGGTAGAAGGCCAGGTAAATGACAAAGGCATCGCCTTTTACCAACAGCTCATTGCCAAACTTAAACAGTTGGGCATAAAGCCATTTGTTACCCTTTATCACTGGGATTTACCTCAGTACCTTGAAGACAGAGGTGGTTGGTTAAGTCGTGAAACAGCATATAAGTTCGCTGAATTTGCCGACATTATGACTAAAGCATTGGGTGATGATGTATATAGCTATGCCACCTTTAACGAGCCTTTGTGTAGTGCCTTTTTAGGTTACCGCTTTGGCCAACATGCACCAGGTTTAACCGAAGATAAGTTTGGTTTTCAAGCTGCCCACCATATTCTGCTAGCACATGGTTTAGCCCTACCTAAGATGCGTGAGAATGCGCCAAATGCAGAGCACGGCATCGTGCTTAACTTCACGCCGGCTTACCCTGCTGATCCGAACAATGCAGCAGATGTGCTGGCTGCCGACTTTGATGAGCAACAAGGTATTCATTGGTTTTTACAGCCAATCATCGAAGGACAATACCCAGAAGCGATTCGCCAGCAGAAACCGCTATGGTGGCCAACCATTTTGCCTGGTGACTTAGAGCTAATAAAGCAGCCCATCGATTATTTGGGCATCAACTACTATACCCGCCATGTGATTAAAGCTACCGAACATGGTCCAAAACAGGTGACTTTAGAAGGCGTAGAGCGCACCGATATGGGTTGGGAAGTGTGTCCACAAGCCTTAACCGGCTTGCTCACTAAACTCAATGAGCGATATAAACTGCCACCAATTTTTATTACCGAAAATGGTATGGCTGGGGCAGATACCCTAGAAGATGGCAAAGTGATCGACCAGCAACGCTGCGATTACTACCAATCGCATTTGAATGCGCTCGCCGATGCCATTGAGCAAGGGGTTGAGCTAAAAGGCTATTTTGCTTGGAGCTTA
Protein-coding regions in this window:
- a CDS encoding LacI family DNA-binding transcriptional regulator — protein: MATIKEVSDLAGVSQATVSRVMNGNNKVSDVNRERVMAAMDKLGYQPNSFAQALATNRSYSVGIVVGTLSGPFFGPMMHSIESVLRKEGQHLIATSGHDNIEQEREAIRFLNSRRVDAILLVVQAMSDDELIELCTRNPNVFVLNRYVPELAHRCIYLNNELGGYLATKHLIDLGHTRIASITGPLVHFDARERLQGYRNALSEAGIEYDPQLIVEGLYQEDGGTKAAAKLFQRGIDFTGVVCGNDNIAISVYDILSQDNESPAERISVVGYDDMFYSRYLRPKLTTIRFPIEEMGTIAANMVLQNLADKNLVNGVQLEPSLIVRESSAPPVS
- a CDS encoding GH1 family beta-glucosidase, which gives rise to MSFDFPKSSPFRRSDFIFGVATAAFQIEGANQEDERCESIWDRFCATPGKVANGDDGAIACDHYHRWEEDLEMIAELGVDAYRLSIAWPRIMPVEGQVNDKGIAFYQQLIAKLKQLGIKPFVTLYHWDLPQYLEDRGGWLSRETAYKFAEFADIMTKALGDDVYSYATFNEPLCSAFLGYRFGQHAPGLTEDKFGFQAAHHILLAHGLALPKMRENAPNAEHGIVLNFTPAYPADPNNAADVLAADFDEQQGIHWFLQPIIEGQYPEAIRQQKPLWWPTILPGDLELIKQPIDYLGINYYTRHVIKATEHGPKQVTLEGVERTDMGWEVCPQALTGLLTKLNERYKLPPIFITENGMAGADTLEDGKVIDQQRCDYYQSHLNALADAIEQGVELKGYFAWSLMDNFEWAFGYEKRFGIVYVDYETQQRVPKQSATYFQQFLKQRAGA